The Mercenaria mercenaria strain notata chromosome 8, MADL_Memer_1, whole genome shotgun sequence genome has a segment encoding these proteins:
- the LOC123565726 gene encoding C1q-related factor-like produces the protein MFEFLLIICVTIFGMTTAETESEFQTALLKRLEATESLVRDLLQEVNKVKSQDKIQRSQIAHMEKQLRAQQQRSSQLETLMRSFKVSGKEESSDKTDWSPVLPSKKHSLPTDNGSSMQRIRRVENETPVAFFAKMVNHLEHGGVHQTVIFDSVVTNVGNAYYSHIGTFIAPLPGTYVFSTTLVSRHFNGAHAQFVKNGTALTTMYVSAGQTGDDTTSQTIVLQLEKGEDVSVQNLDSDKSFYGDSHSIFSGFLLEEDYSSSVIVGK, from the exons atgtttgaatttTTACTCATCATCTGTGTCACCATATTTGGGATGACTACAGCTGAAACAG AAAGCGAATTTCAAACAGCTTTACTTAAAAGACTTGAAGCAACTGAAAGCCTAGTTCGGGATCTTCTTCAAGAGGTGAACAAAGTGAAATCTCAAGACAAGATTCAACGAAGCCAGATTGCTCACATGGAAAAGCAACTTCGTGCCCAGCAGCAACGAAGCTCTCAACTAGAAACTCTAATGAGGAGCTTTAAAGTTTCTGGCAAAGAGGAGAGTTCCGATAAAACAGACTGGTCTCCTGTTCTACCATCCAAGAAGCATTCTCTCCCTACAGACAATG gtTCATCAATGCAAAGAATACGGAGAGTAGAAAATGAAACTCCTGTTGCATTCTTTGCTAAGATGGTAAATCATCTTGAGCATGGTGGTGTACATCAGACCGTTATATTTGACAGCGTCGTTACAAACGTAGGAAACGCTTACTACAGCCACATTGGCACGTTCATAGCTCCCTTACCTGGAACGTACGTTTTCTCAACAACGCTGGTGTCACGCCATTTCAACGGTGCACATGCACAATTCGTAAAAAACGGAACTGCTCTGACAACTATGTACGTAAGCGCTGGACAAACTGGGGATGATACGACTAGCCAAACTATTGTTCTTCAGCTTGAGAAAGGCGAAGATGTTTCAGTCCAAAATCTCGACTCGGACAAATCCTTTTACGGAGACAGTCACAGCATTTTTTCGGGATTCTTATTGGAGGAGGATTACTCAAGCTCTGTTATTGTGGGAAAATAA